A genomic stretch from Edaphobacter aggregans includes:
- a CDS encoding Rieske (2Fe-2S) protein, producing the protein MAQWVRLCSLAEAPAVGQVMEAEVQGVGVCLANVGGELSALDNVCPHRQGPLGQGWVEGEMVVCPWHSWAFHAKTGVAEYPEGERVGSFAVRVEGQDVLVEIGR; encoded by the coding sequence GTGGCTCAGTGGGTCAGGTTGTGTAGTTTGGCGGAGGCTCCGGCGGTGGGGCAGGTGATGGAGGCCGAGGTTCAGGGCGTTGGGGTATGCCTGGCGAACGTGGGTGGGGAGCTTTCGGCGCTGGATAATGTGTGTCCACATCGGCAGGGGCCTCTGGGGCAGGGGTGGGTGGAGGGCGAGATGGTGGTGTGTCCGTGGCACTCGTGGGCTTTCCATGCGAAGACGGGGGTGGCGGAGTATCCGGAGGGGGAACGGGTGGGGTCGTTTGCGGTGCGGGTTGAGGGGCAGGATGTGTTGGTGGAGATCGGTAGGTAA